The genomic window TGGCCACCCAGCCGAAGGGCGGCCAGGCGGTGGCGATGGCATCGCTGTAGAGGAACAGCAGCATCAGGATCACCACCAGGGCCAGCAGGCTGCCGGCCCAGGCCAGCGGCAGCAGCGCCCCGCCCCGGACCCGGCGCGGGGCGCCCGGCATCCAGCGCGGCGTGGCCAGGGGCGGCGGCGCGGCAGGGCGGGGCGTGAGGGTGCCGTCCTCGTTCAGCATCTCGGCGGGGTCGGGACCGATGCTCATGGGCGCGGTGACAGGCGCCGACTCGGGCTCCGGCTCCGGCGGCGCGCCGATGCTGCGGGGAAGCGGCGCGGCGGGGGGCGGTTCCTTGGCGTCCGCTTCCGGGGCGGAGGGCTCCATCGCCGGAGGTGCGTCATCGGCCGCGGGCGGAGCCAGCGAGACCTCCTCCGGCAATTCCGGCACCCAGCGCGTGCCGCAGGCCGCGCAGCGCACAGGCTTGCGCGTCAGCACCAGGGCATCTGGCACGCGGTAGGCCGTCGCGCAGTTCGGGCAGGCGATGTCCATCTCTGGATCCGCATGTGCCAACGGAAGCCCGTGGTCCGCAACCTCCCGCTGTGCGAAACCAGGGGCCGGGGCAGATTCGAAGGGGGATGGACCCATGGTCCGGTTCACCAATATCGGCCTGCGCTATCCGGAAGGGCGCGGCCAATGGGCGCTCAGCGGGCTCGATTTCCTGCTGGAGACGGGCAGCTTCACCTGGCTGCTGGGCCCCTCGGGGGCGGGCAAGTCCAGCGTGCTGGGGCTGATGCACCTGGCCGTCCGGCCCACGGCCGGGCGGATGGAGGTGCTGGGCCAGGACGTGGCGCGCATGCGGCGCGGCGCCCTGCCGGGGCTGCGCCGGCGAATCGGCGTGGTGTTCCAGGATTACCGCCTGCTGCCGCACCTCAATGCCTATGAGAACGTGGCCCTGCCGCTCCGCATCCAGGGCCTGACCGAGCAGCGCCTGCGCGCCGACGTGAACGAGATGCTGCGCTGGGTGGGCCTGCTGGAGCGCGCGGATGCCGCCCCCGCCTCGCTCTCAGGCGGCGAGCAGCAGCGCCTCGCTTTGGCCCGCGCGGTGG from Roseococcus microcysteis includes these protein-coding regions:
- a CDS encoding cell division ATP-binding protein FtsE, translated to MVRFTNIGLRYPEGRGQWALSGLDFLLETGSFTWLLGPSGAGKSSVLGLMHLAVRPTAGRMEVLGQDVARMRRGALPGLRRRIGVVFQDYRLLPHLNAYENVALPLRIQGLTEQRLRADVNEMLRWVGLLERADAAPASLSGGEQQRLALARAVVARPALLVADEPTGNLDGAQARRVIALLREMHRLGTTVVVATHSEALPEEYPAPALRLEAGRLLSHG
- a CDS encoding zinc-ribbon domain-containing protein, coding for MDIACPNCATAYRVPDALVLTRKPVRCAACGTRWVPELPEEVSLAPPAADDAPPAMEPSAPEADAKEPPPAAPLPRSIGAPPEPEPESAPVTAPMSIGPDPAEMLNEDGTLTPRPAAPPPLATPRWMPGAPRRVRGGALLPLAWAGSLLALVVILMLLFLYSDAIATAWPPFGWVARLFGG